The genomic region ATGGCCCACACCGCCAGCAGCACGCCGACCGCGAACGGCCCGCAGCCGGCCACGCGCGTGAGATAGAACGGCACGATCAGGGGCACGGTGAAACTCGCGAACTGCATCACCACGCTGCTCAGGTTGGCGGCGATGAAATTGCCGTCACGCACCACCGCGTGGGGCAGGAACGGCGTGTCGCTGGCACGCTGACGGCGCACGAACAGGCTCATCGCGATCACACCCGCGAGCGCCACCGGCGCGGCGCGCCAGATGGCGCTGTCGGGCTTCAGCAGTGCCGGCAGCAACAGGAACATCGCCACGCCAGTCGACAACAGCACCGAGCCGGCGAGGTCGTAGCGCTCGCGCGCGGCACGCGGAATGCGCCCGACGGTCGGCCCCAGCAGTGGCAACAGCGCCAGCGCCAGCAACACGATCGGCACGCGAAACCAGTACACGCCCGGCCAGCCCAGCCACGCCATGCTCGCGCCGCCGAGCAATGGCGCCACCACCGCCGCCAGCGACGCGATGCTCGCGTAGCCCGACAGCGCGCGCGTGCGCATGCGCTCATCGAACAGCGCAATCGCGAGCGCCGGGCCGCAGGACAAGGTCAGCGCCACCGCCACGCCCTGCAGGGCGCGCGTCGCCAGCAGCCACGCGTAGCTCGGCGCCAGCGCGCAGCACACGTAGGCCGCGAGGCTCAGGATCAAGCCGAGTCGGAACACGCGCAGATGACCGATGCGATCGCCCAGCGCGCCGAAGGCCAGCATGAGACTGCCGTAACTGACGACATACCACACCGCCACCCAGCGGATGTCGCTGGTCGCGAGCGCGAAGGCCTGGGTGATGGCGGGAAACGCGACCGTCACCGCGAAATCGAGCGGGCCGATGGCGGCGCCGAGACCGACGATGGCAAGGCCGACGGCGGGCGAGCGCGACGTGTCGGGCACAGTCATGCGCGCACGACCGCGCGAGACCGCGTATCGAGCGGAACAATACTCAAGCAAACACCATCGTCTGTGGAAGCGCGCACCGCGCCATTATCCTACGGAACAGGCGTGGCGCAGGAGATGCAGTCCCCAGTCAGCGATATTGCTCCTGCCCGGTACCGCGCGTTGTCGGGATCCCCATGCCATGACCAACAGCGGCGCGGCATTAGCCGGTGTGCGGCGCCCGCAGCGGCGCTGCGACTCAGAGATTCTTCTTGACCAGCGTGCCGGCGGCCACCAGCGCCGCCACCTCGTCGGCGCTGCGGCCCAGCAGTTCGGTCAACACCGTCTCGTTGTGCTCACCGAGCGTCGGTGCCGGCGCCGGCGACGCGGCTTCGCGCCCGACGAACTTGATGGGATTGCCCGGCATCGCGAATTCGCCGGCCAGCGGGTCATGGATGGTGCGCACCGTGCCGCGTGCCTTGAAGTGCGGATGCTCCAAGGTTTCGCCGACCTCCAGCACCGGCGCGACCGGCACGCCGTGGGCTTCGAGATGGGCGATGGCGGCGTCGCGGCTGGCAAAGCCGGCCAGCCAGGTCTCGATGAGTTCAATGACTTCGCCGCGTATGGCCACGCGCTTCAGATCCGTGTTCCAGCGTTCGTCGTTGGCGAGATCCTCGCGGCCCATCGCCGCGCACATATCCTTCCAGTGATGGGCGAAGCCCATGATGATCATGTAGCCATCGGGCGCCTTGAAGGCGCCGCCGGGACACACGTAGCCGAGATGGCTGCCGCTGCGCCGGGGATTCAGGGCGCCGGCGCTGCCACTGTATTGATGCACGTTGATCTCGTGAAAGTTGTAGTACACATCGAGCAGACCGATATCGATGTGCTGCCCCACGCCCTGGCGATCGCGATGGTAGACCGCCGCCAGGATGGCGAAGGCCGCGTGCACGCCGGTGCTGACATCGCCGGCCGCGATGCACGGAATGGACGGCGCGCCGTTGGGGTCGCCGATCATGGCGGTGACGCCCGCATAGCCCTGGGCGATGGTGTCGTAACCGGGCTTGGCGGCCAGCGGTCCGGTCTGACCCATGGCCGAAATCGAACACAGGATGATGTCTTGCTTCAAGGTCTTGAGCGTTTCGTAACCGAGCCCCATGGCGTCCAAGGTGCCTGGTTTGAAATTTTCGACCACGATGTCGCTGACCGCCACCAGGTCCTTGATCAGTTGCAGCGCGCGCGGGTCGCGCAGGTCCAGGCACACGCTCTTCTTGCCGAGATTCTGCTGGATGAAATACAGGCTGCGCTCACCGCGCAGCTTGGAAAACTGGCGCACCATGTCGCCACTTGGCGCCGACTCGATCTTGATGACCTCGGCGCCGAACTCGGCGAACAGGCGCGTGCACAAGGGCCCGGCCAGCACCCGCGACAAGTCGAGAATGCGCAGGCCGGCCAGGAGATTCTGATTGTCACTCATGGATGGACGTATCCTGTGGGTGCGAATTCATTCGCACGTTGATGATTGGTTTGAATGTCAGACTGAAGTCCGACCCACAACATCGAGAGCATTCTTCCCGTGGGTCAGACTTCAGTCTGACATTCGAGAACGCAGGCGCGCCCGCACCTGTGGCACAACCTCGCCTATCAGGCGTTCGAGGCTGCGATTCATCGCGTCCGGGTGCAAACCGGGCGGCGCGCCCCAGGTCACGAGATCGGTGATGCCGTATTCGCGAATGAAGGCCACCAGCTCGTCGACGCAGGTCTCCACCGAGCCGACTATCCAGCTCTGCGGAATGCGCTCATGGGTGCCGAAACCTTCACCGCTTTCATCGAAGAAGCGCTGGTAGAGCTGCATGCGATAGCGTTCGGACTGGCGTACCAACGGCCAGTCGCGCTCGACGTCGTCGGTGACGAGCACGCTGCGGATGATGCCGACGCGCTTTGCGCTTGCATCGCGCCCGTCGGCTTGCAGGACCTCGCGCCATACGTCCAGCGTGGCGGTCCGGTCGCCCTGCGGCAACAGGTGACAGCCGAAGCGCGCCGCGCGCTCGGCGCCGGCGCGCGACATCGCCGCCACCCACAGCGGCGGGCCGCCGGCCTGCACGTAGCCAGGCGTGATGAGGACATCGTTGAACTCGTAGCGCTTGCCCTTGAAGCTGAAGCGCTCGCCGCTGAAACAGCGGCGCAGCACTTCCAGGCCCTCGTCGGTGCGCGACACGCGCTCGGCGACGCGCATGCCGAAGCCGCGAAACTCGTGCGGCGCATAGCCGAGCCCCACGCCCACCTCGACGCGGCCGTTGGAGAGGTTGTCGAGCACCGCGAGATCCTCGGCCAGGCGCACCGGGTTGTTGAACGGCAGCAGGCACACGTCGCAGGAAAAACGCACGCGCCGCGTGCGCGCGGCGGCGGCGGCCGCCACCGGGATCCAGCTCGGCAGGTAGCCGTCCTCGACGAAGTGATGCTCGGTGAACCACACGAGATCGAAGCCGGCTTGGTCGGCCCATGCGATCTGGTCCAGCACTTCGGCGTAGAGCCTTGGCATGGCGATGCCGGAATCCGGCGGATTGCGAAAGTCGTAGCACACACCGACGCGCAGTTCAGGCATAGCGGCTTCTCCCTTGATGACGCTAATGTAAGCGCAAGCGTGTGCGTCGAGCAGTTCCTTGATCCGGTGGCTGGGGCGCCGCGGGCGTACTTGCCGCCCTCGATCGCAAGCTCCCCTCGACCTTGCCGGCGTTCCCCCGCAAAGTATGCGCAGCCACGATGCAGGAGCCCAGCGTGAACATCATCCCCACCGAACTCATCGCGCCCTTGTTCAACCCCGCCACGTTTGCCGTGCGCGGCCAGGTCGATGACCTCCTGACGGCGGTACGGCGCGAGTATCCGCTGGCGCGCGCCGAGGTGCCGGGCTACGACCCGCACTGGATCGTGAGCCGTCATGCCGACATCCAGGAAGTCTCGCGCCAGAACGATCTTTTCCATAACGCCGATCGCTCGGCCACCGTGATCCCGCAGATGGGCGAGGCGCTGGTGCGCGAATTCACCGGCGGCGACTACAACCTGTTCCGCTCGCTGGTGCAGCTCGATGGCGAAGATCACAAGCAGCACCGTCGCGTGTTGTTCCAGGCGCTGGGCTCGCAGAGCGTGGCGCGCCTGGCCGACAGCGTGCGCGCCACCGCGGTCAATCAACTCGAAACCCTGCGCGAAACCGCGGGTGAACTCGACTGGGCCAAGGCCATTGCCGCGCCCTACCCGCTGCGCGTGGTGCTGGACGTGATCGGCGTGCCGCGCGCCGACCACGCACGCATGCTGGAACTCACCCAATGGCTGTTCAGCTGGGCCGATCCGGACCTGTGCCGGCCCGGCACCGATCCCTCGCACCCGGAACAGCAGCCGCGCACCTGGAAGATAGTGTTCGATGAATTCGACGAGTATTTCTCGGCGCTGATGGCGGAACGTCGCCGCGAGCCGCGCGACGACCTGGCGACGCTGCTGGCCCATGCCGAAGTGGACGGCGCGCCGATGGAGCACAGCCGCGCGATCTCCTATTTCGCGATACTCGCGACCGCCGGCCACGACTCCACCGCCCACACCACCGCCACCGCGATGTGGACGCTGGCCGAACAGCCGGCCCTGCTCGCCCAGCTCAAGGCCGAGCCGGGCTTGATCCCGAAATTCGTCGAGGAAGCGATACGCTGGACCACGCCGGTCAAGCATTTCGTGCGGCATGCGACCGCCGACTGCACGCTCGCCGGCGAAAAGATCGCGAAGGGCGAGCGCCTCTACCTGTCCTACCCTTCGGGCAACCGCGACGAAGCGGAATTCGAGCAGCCCTTCAGCTTCCGCCTCGACCGTCAGCGCAACCGCCATGTCGGCTTCGGCTACGGCGGCCACGTGTGCCTCGGCCAGCATCTCGCGCGGCTCGAGATGTGCACGCTGTGGGAGACGCTGCTGCCGGCCCTGCGCTCGGTGGAAATGAGCGGGCCGGGGCAGTTGATTGCGTCGGAATTCGTATCGGGACCGAAGTCCGTGCCGATCCGTTATCGCCTGGCCTGACCGGACACCGATCTCGCGCGAGCCACGGGCGTGGACTTCGTGGCGCTGGTCGCGCCGAGCAGCGCGATGGCGTCGGCGAGTTGTTGAAAGAGCACGTCGAACGAAGTCTCGGGGTCCGCCTCGCGCGCCAGCACCGCGCCATCGACGAGGGCGAGCGCGAAGCTGGCCCACTGCTCGGAAGCACGCCGGGCCTCGGCCGGTGTCATGGCCTCGCCCTCGGTCAGGAACGCCATTTCAATCTGACGACGCACGCTCTCACGGCCGAGCGCGCGCACGCGCTGCACCACCGCGTGACTCTCGCTGTCCCTTTCGGTCACCACCAGCGTGATGAGAATGCGCAGGAATTCGCGGTGCAGGGCGACCGTCTCGCCGGTGCGCGCCAACACCCAGCGCAGGCGAGCCTGTGTCGAGCGGTGCCGCGGCGCCTTGGCCAGCACGTCCTCGTGATGGTCGAAAAAGCGTTGCGCGCCGCGCTCCATGAGCGCCGCCAGCAGCCCGGCCTTGGAGCCGAAATGCCAGTAGATGGAGCTGACATTGAGACCGGTGGCCTGGCTCAAGGCCGCGATGCTGGTGCCTTCGTAGCCCTGGCTCGACATGATCTGACCGGCGACGTCGAGGATGTCGTCGCGTGAACTCCTGCCGCGTGCGGTGC from Pseudomonadota bacterium harbors:
- a CDS encoding MFS transporter, whose translation is MTVPDTSRSPAVGLAIVGLGAAIGPLDFAVTVAFPAITQAFALATSDIRWVAVWYVVSYGSLMLAFGALGDRIGHLRVFRLGLILSLAAYVCCALAPSYAWLLATRALQGVAVALTLSCGPALAIALFDERMRTRALSGYASIASLAAVVAPLLGGASMAWLGWPGVYWFRVPIVLLALALLPLLGPTVGRIPRAARERYDLAGSVLLSTGVAMFLLLPALLKPDSAIWRAAPVALAGVIAMSLFVRRQRASDTPFLPHAVVRDGNFIAANLSSVVMQFASFTVPLIVPFYLTRVAGCGPFAVGVLLAVWAIGAMLGASLATRVVGARGARGSAFLSALVVIVGLVGMALWPDATHYPFIIACLTCHGIGIGLFQVAYSDLVVAALPPSSRGVAGSLTMVTRTVGIVLGASAWIGLLQLLESRGLAAGLAAAPAFVQAFDRVLFAAAAMTTLFFAVTHRRWRRADI
- a CDS encoding CoA transferase → MSDNQNLLAGLRILDLSRVLAGPLCTRLFAEFGAEVIKIESAPSGDMVRQFSKLRGERSLYFIQQNLGKKSVCLDLRDPRALQLIKDLVAVSDIVVENFKPGTLDAMGLGYETLKTLKQDIILCSISAMGQTGPLAAKPGYDTIAQGYAGVTAMIGDPNGAPSIPCIAAGDVSTGVHAAFAILAAVYHRDRQGVGQHIDIGLLDVYYNFHEINVHQYSGSAGALNPRRSGSHLGYVCPGGAFKAPDGYMIIMGFAHHWKDMCAAMGREDLANDERWNTDLKRVAIRGEVIELIETWLAGFASRDAAIAHLEAHGVPVAPVLEVGETLEHPHFKARGTVRTIHDPLAGEFAMPGNPIKFVGREAASPAPAPTLGEHNETVLTELLGRSADEVAALVAAGTLVKKNL
- a CDS encoding LLM class flavin-dependent oxidoreductase; the encoded protein is MPELRVGVCYDFRNPPDSGIAMPRLYAEVLDQIAWADQAGFDLVWFTEHHFVEDGYLPSWIPVAAAAAARTRRVRFSCDVCLLPFNNPVRLAEDLAVLDNLSNGRVEVGVGLGYAPHEFRGFGMRVAERVSRTDEGLEVLRRCFSGERFSFKGKRYEFNDVLITPGYVQAGGPPLWVAAMSRAGAERAARFGCHLLPQGDRTATLDVWREVLQADGRDASAKRVGIIRSVLVTDDVERDWPLVRQSERYRMQLYQRFFDESGEGFGTHERIPQSWIVGSVETCVDELVAFIREYGITDLVTWGAPPGLHPDAMNRSLERLIGEVVPQVRARLRSRMSD
- a CDS encoding cytochrome P450: MNIIPTELIAPLFNPATFAVRGQVDDLLTAVRREYPLARAEVPGYDPHWIVSRHADIQEVSRQNDLFHNADRSATVIPQMGEALVREFTGGDYNLFRSLVQLDGEDHKQHRRVLFQALGSQSVARLADSVRATAVNQLETLRETAGELDWAKAIAAPYPLRVVLDVIGVPRADHARMLELTQWLFSWADPDLCRPGTDPSHPEQQPRTWKIVFDEFDEYFSALMAERRREPRDDLATLLAHAEVDGAPMEHSRAISYFAILATAGHDSTAHTTATAMWTLAEQPALLAQLKAEPGLIPKFVEEAIRWTTPVKHFVRHATADCTLAGEKIAKGERLYLSYPSGNRDEAEFEQPFSFRLDRQRNRHVGFGYGGHVCLGQHLARLEMCTLWETLLPALRSVEMSGPGQLIASEFVSGPKSVPIRYRLA
- a CDS encoding TetR/AcrR family transcriptional regulator: MSDNKRKVSWRTARGRSSRDDILDVAGQIMSSQGYEGTSIAALSQATGLNVSSIYWHFGSKAGLLAALMERGAQRFFDHHEDVLAKAPRHRSTQARLRWVLARTGETVALHREFLRILITLVVTERDSESHAVVQRVRALGRESVRRQIEMAFLTEGEAMTPAEARRASEQWASFALALVDGAVLAREADPETSFDVLFQQLADAIALLGATSATKSTPVARARSVSGQARR